Within the Paenibacillus sp. AN1007 genome, the region AAAACCAATCAAAATAACAACACCACCACCTTTTGTTATTTTATAGTTTGTTTTTAACAAACAAAATTTAACACGTAAAAATGTAAGCGTCAACATTTTTATTGTTAAATTTTTCTATTTTTTCTTCTTAAATTGTTTGGAATCATGTTAATTCCCTGATATAACCTCCTGAAAATATATTCATACCTCTTTATCCTCTCGATAATCCATATCTAAAAAATTCAGATTTTATAATTTTGTTATTTTACAAAATAACAAAAACATAATAATAAAGACATGATTCGTCATCATTTGATAGATTTCTTCTATGAAATGCTGCGATATATGACGTATGATGCACACCTGTTTTTCATTAAGCACGAATCGTTATTAGATCAAGAGAAACACTGCATGCTATACTAGAATCTGTTAAAGTCGCTTATACACTATGGATGCGGCAGAATTACGAGTGTAAGGATGGTATGATGAAAACGAAGGTAACAATCCAGGAAATCGCACACTTTACGGGTTTGTCGAAATTCGCAGTTTCCCGTGCCCTGTCGGGAAAATCCGGGGTTAGTGACCAGACGCGGGACATTATTCTTAAAGCCGCTGGCAAACTCGGTTATTTTAAAGATAACAGCATGTTATCCGGAGAACTGCACACTCACGCAGACACACAAGAAGCAAAAGCGGCCAAAAGCAGCGGCACGATCCTGATTTTGTTCCCTAATGTGCGTTATCAGAATCAAGATTCTGTATATTGGGGACCTGTATTTAACGGGATCTCTTCCAAATTAAATCAAAAGGGCATTAACATTCTGACCCTGACCGAGCCATCTGCGGATCAATTGTTTACACTGCTTAATCCGGATGCCATTCGTGGTATCATTACGGTCGGCTCCATCTCGACTCCTATTCTGCTGGAAATCAAACGTTTGGGTATTCCTGTCGTTATGGTTGATCATCTGGATCCGGTTTTTCACAGTGACAGCATTTTCACGGATAACTTTGCATCCATGCGTGAAATCATGCTTTACTTGCTCCGTAAAGGGCACACCTCATTTCAGTTTGTCGGGAATATTAGTGATGCACAAAGCTTCTACGAGCGATGGATCGCATACAATACCGCCTTGGCGGAAAGCGGAATTGATATGCGTCAGATCCCTGAATTAACCAGCAAGGCTTTGGATCAATTCCGCGAAACGTTCACCTCCGTCATTCACCCAGATCATCTACCCGAGGTGTTCGTTTGTGCCAATGATTTCTATGCACTCTATACCATTGAAGCTTTGGAGAGCATGGGGATACGTGTACCTGATCAATGTGCAGTCACCGGATTCGACAATTTATATGATCATATTCCAGTGCTGGCAACCGTCCATGTAAAGAAGGAATTGCTCGGCTCCCGTGCAGTCGATCAGATGTTGTGGAGAATAGCCAATCCCGAGAGCAGCGTGGAGAAAAAGCTCATCCTTGCTGATGTCATTATTCGAGAACAGTTCGGAAGATACGGCGGATAACCATAGTATCTGGACAATATAAATACCCCCACACCGTCTTTCAACGGCTGGGGGTTTACATCTATCTTTTACAACAGCGTGCTTCATCATCTGATTTTACGTATCCGTACGTACCTCGTCCCACGCCTGATCCAGATAACAGGTCAGCCAGTTGAGTGCGCGATGCCGCTCATAAGCCACACCGTGACTAAGTCCCGCAGGCGGCGCCTCCCCCTTGATCCGACTGTTTACACACACCCAATTGTACCGATAGATCAGGTCAGCCTCATCCAAAATTTCGCTTTTGCTGCGCAGTGCGGCATCGGCCAGAAACGCTGCAAAGCTGTCCTTTTGCTGTAAATAACCAACATCCTTACTTACGTTACACAGCTCTGTCGGCGCACCCAATTCCTCCACATATCCCAGTGCCCACAGCATCACATGGTACCCTTCATAGCCCCATGAGAAGCGGATAATTTCCTGCTGGTCAGCTCCATCTTGTGCCAGAAACGCCTTTTCATCGGGAGAAAAAAAGGTGGATGCATCATACTTATCAATCACTTCCTGTACCAGCGCTGCGGTGTCAGCAGTACTTTCACCCGATCCCAAGCACTCCCCTTTCAGCGCAGCCAGGCAGAGAGCAGCCGCACGTTTCGCAACCTCCTCCTTGGTTCGAATCTTCGTATCTTCCTCCCCAGCTCTTGCTGGCAGATTTACGTTATATGGAATCCCAAGTGCCGCCAGCTGCTGCTCTGAACGCGCCTTGCGCTCTACTGCATCGGCAGCAGGAGGACGGGTATCATCCAGAAAACTGGTATGTGCTGTGACCGTATAATCCTCCACCTCCGATTCACCATTCACATCCAGAAGCAGCTGGCCTTGAGCATTCAGGAGGGAGCCGCCTCCCCAGAAAATGACACCATCCAGCGCATCAGCCAATTGTAATAACTCGTTAAAGAACTCTTCCGAGATATCTTCCTCAGTCTCGATGCCAATCACCATGTTCAAGGTGGAGCATTTAATCAGTACCTTTTCCTGAAGCGCAGCATTACGCCCCTCGATCTGGCTTAGAAAGCCAAGCATGCCCCCAATCATCGTGCTGAACTCCTCGGGATGGGTCTGGCTGGTCATGATGTTAAAACCTTTTGTTTTTTTGCTGAACCATTTCTTCTGTGTTACTTGAATGTGCGTCTGATCTTCTCTCCGCTGGATGGAAGCCTCAGGGTAAATGGATTGTATGATTTCATATAACTGATCCAGATCAAACTGGGAGCTGTATATCGCGCAATTTCTCATAGCATATGCCCTCTTCCTTATGTCAAAATTTTGGCTTAAATGACCTTGGGCCTATGATCAACCCTTAATCAACTTGCTGTTAATCCTTGATTAATCCTTGTACGGGTCAAATTCATTGCCACCAGCCATGGCTACACCTACCGGACGCAGCACATGATTGATCTGGAGTGTATTCGCATGTGCATGCAGCACGTCCTGCAGTTTCTTGTATACAAACGGGCTCTCGTCGGTCCCTGCTCCACGAAGCTCTACACCGTAGGCGTGCACAGCCGCCTGCATCTGTTCTTCACTAATCTCGCCGCCCATACGCGTGCGAAGTTTGTAGTTCATTTTACCTGCTGCCTGTGTACGGCTCATTACCCGCCCTGCGCCGTGAACCGTGCTGCGGAAGGATTCTGTATTTTCCTCACTCTCGATCCCTTCTACAATCACCGAAATATCGCCCATACTTCCGCCGACAAAACCAAGCTGGCCCGGCGACAGCGGTGTAGCTCCTTTACGAACTACAACGACCTCCTCGCCCATATGCTGCTCTTTCCACGCAAAGTTATGATGGTTATGTACGGCATATTCAGCGCTGGCTCCAAGGATACTCAGCACCTGCTCAATCACGTAATCCCGTCCGGCATAAGCATAACGACCCGCCAGCGTCAGCCCCGCCCAATACATATCACCCATTTCACTGTTCAGGTCAAACAGGGTCGGCGGCTGATCCATCGATTCACCTGGTGCTTTGCCACTGAATTCCCGTCCTGCCGCCAGATTCAGGAAACCACTTGCTACCTTATGCCCGAAGCCGCGGCTGCCAAAATGATTCGCAATCCATACCTTTCCCGTCTTCTCTTCCACGAAAATATCGACAAAATGATTGCCGCTGCCGACGGTTCCGAGTTGATTCCGCGCCAATGTCTTTAACTTCTGCTGCAATCCGCTTTCGATCGTATCAAAGAGCTTCCAGTTCGGATCGTCAAACAGCTCATGCTCCACTGGAGTCGGATTGTTCCGGCCTACGCCGAATGAGATGGCTGCGCTGATATCATCCATAATAACCGCAATCCGGTCACGAATATCATTCCACATCAGATTGGTGCGTACGGCTTTGTTGCCGCAGGCAATATCATACCCGACTCCTGACGGGCTGATCATATTGCGGTAAGCCACCACCCCGCCAATGGGCTGCGAGTATCCTTTGTGATGATCGGCCATCAGAGCCACGCCCAGCACATCCCCATATT harbors:
- a CDS encoding RtcB family protein; the encoded protein is MRIVDNIKVWGEPLENAVAQAVTCSKYGDVLGVALMADHHKGYSQPIGGVVAYRNMISPSGVGYDIACGNKAVRTNLMWNDIRDRIAVIMDDISAAISFGVGRNNPTPVEHELFDDPNWKLFDTIESGLQQKLKTLARNQLGTVGSGNHFVDIFVEEKTGKVWIANHFGSRGFGHKVASGFLNLAAGREFSGKAPGESMDQPPTLFDLNSEMGDMYWAGLTLAGRYAYAGRDYVIEQVLSILGASAEYAVHNHHNFAWKEQHMGEEVVVVRKGATPLSPGQLGFVGGSMGDISVIVEGIESEENTESFRSTVHGAGRVMSRTQAAGKMNYKLRTRMGGEISEEQMQAAVHAYGVELRGAGTDESPFVYKKLQDVLHAHANTLQINHVLRPVGVAMAGGNEFDPYKD
- a CDS encoding LacI family DNA-binding transcriptional regulator, which produces MMKTKVTIQEIAHFTGLSKFAVSRALSGKSGVSDQTRDIILKAAGKLGYFKDNSMLSGELHTHADTQEAKAAKSSGTILILFPNVRYQNQDSVYWGPVFNGISSKLNQKGINILTLTEPSADQLFTLLNPDAIRGIITVGSISTPILLEIKRLGIPVVMVDHLDPVFHSDSIFTDNFASMREIMLYLLRKGHTSFQFVGNISDAQSFYERWIAYNTALAESGIDMRQIPELTSKALDQFRETFTSVIHPDHLPEVFVCANDFYALYTIEALESMGIRVPDQCAVTGFDNLYDHIPVLATVHVKKELLGSRAVDQMLWRIANPESSVEKKLILADVIIREQFGRYGG
- a CDS encoding DUF4272 domain-containing protein codes for the protein MRNCAIYSSQFDLDQLYEIIQSIYPEASIQRREDQTHIQVTQKKWFSKKTKGFNIMTSQTHPEEFSTMIGGMLGFLSQIEGRNAALQEKVLIKCSTLNMVIGIETEEDISEEFFNELLQLADALDGVIFWGGGSLLNAQGQLLLDVNGESEVEDYTVTAHTSFLDDTRPPAADAVERKARSEQQLAALGIPYNVNLPARAGEEDTKIRTKEEVAKRAAALCLAALKGECLGSGESTADTAALVQEVIDKYDASTFFSPDEKAFLAQDGADQQEIIRFSWGYEGYHVMLWALGYVEELGAPTELCNVSKDVGYLQQKDSFAAFLADAALRSKSEILDEADLIYRYNWVCVNSRIKGEAPPAGLSHGVAYERHRALNWLTCYLDQAWDEVRTDT